One genomic region from Candidatus Nitrosopumilus koreensis AR1 encodes:
- a CDS encoding dihydroorotase yields MTYDTVIVDSHVILPQGLMDKNIIIDEGKIVGLTNDIPSCDVKINGNGLISVPGPIDTHVHYGVYSPINEAAKSESHAAAIGGVTTMMRMLRLEDPFSSSLQSQLDAASQNHYVDYAIHASIFNQQQINEMNYCVDKGITSFKIYMNLGGEIGHVYMDMPPNSSELVAANVNVTDEIVEQTVKTAASLGCPVLVHAEDYESCGCGIKTAREKKQDGLSAWSESRSPEFEAKAIKTVSKFGRDYDCVIYFVHIGSERALKQIQEERKLGTKIFVETCPHYLTLSYEKQDGYLAKVMPPIRTENDQKAVWNALSTNQINTIGTDHVANQLKLKLGGDDVWSALAGFPGIGTVLPILLNDGVNQNRITLEQFVKFTSQNAAQIFGMFPQKGTLEKNSDADITMIDLKKEKTVSSELFGGFSDYIVYEGRNLKGWPVKTIVRGELIAEDFEVIGKLGYGQLVKRTIG; encoded by the coding sequence ATGACGTATGATACTGTAATTGTTGATTCACACGTTATACTCCCACAAGGCTTGATGGATAAAAATATCATTATTGATGAAGGAAAAATTGTTGGCCTGACAAATGACATTCCATCATGTGATGTCAAAATCAACGGAAACGGTTTGATTTCTGTTCCTGGCCCAATTGACACACATGTCCACTATGGTGTATATTCTCCAATTAATGAGGCGGCAAAATCTGAATCTCATGCTGCTGCAATTGGTGGTGTTACAACTATGATGAGAATGCTTAGATTGGAAGATCCATTTTCTAGTTCATTACAATCTCAGTTGGATGCTGCATCTCAAAATCATTATGTTGATTATGCAATACACGCATCTATATTTAATCAGCAACAAATTAACGAAATGAATTATTGTGTGGATAAAGGTATCACATCATTCAAAATTTACATGAATCTTGGAGGTGAAATTGGACATGTTTACATGGATATGCCTCCTAATTCATCTGAGCTTGTTGCAGCTAATGTTAATGTAACTGATGAAATTGTTGAGCAGACGGTAAAGACTGCAGCGTCTCTTGGTTGTCCTGTTTTGGTTCATGCAGAAGACTATGAATCCTGTGGGTGCGGAATTAAAACTGCTAGAGAGAAAAAACAAGATGGATTATCTGCATGGTCTGAAAGCCGTTCTCCTGAATTTGAAGCAAAAGCAATCAAGACAGTATCAAAGTTTGGACGTGATTATGACTGTGTTATCTATTTTGTTCACATTGGTTCTGAACGAGCTCTTAAACAAATTCAAGAAGAAAGAAAATTGGGTACCAAAATTTTTGTCGAGACATGCCCTCATTACTTGACATTGTCTTATGAAAAACAAGATGGATATCTTGCTAAAGTAATGCCTCCTATAAGAACCGAAAATGATCAAAAAGCAGTATGGAATGCACTTTCAACCAATCAAATAAACACTATAGGTACAGATCATGTTGCAAATCAACTTAAACTCAAGTTGGGGGGAGATGATGTTTGGTCTGCATTAGCAGGATTTCCAGGAATTGGAACTGTACTTCCAATATTACTTAATGACGGAGTAAATCAGAATAGAATCACTTTGGAACAATTTGTAAAATTCACAAGTCAAAATGCCGCACAAATATTTGGAATGTTTCCTCAAAAGGGCACTCTTGAAAAAAATTCTGATGCTGATATTACTATGATTGACTTGAAAAAAGAGAAAACAGTTTCTTCTGAACTGTTTGGCGGATTTTCAGATTATATTGTTTATGAGGGAAGAAATCTGAAAGGTTGGCCTGTTAAAACAATTGTGAGAGGAGAATTAATTGCTGAAGACTTTGAAGTGATTGGGAAACTTGGATATGGCCAACTTGTAAAAAGAACCATTGGTTGA
- the amrB gene encoding AmmeMemoRadiSam system protein B, producing MIRKPVVAGQFYPETKDELEEMIDSCLQHKYGPGNQIQKDEKVYGIICPHAGYVYSGPTACHSYKAISSKNPELVIIIGPNHFGIGKDVATMIDAQWETPLGLVEVDSEAAQEIANNSKYIEIDEFSHSKDHSLEVQIPMLQSTLSNKFKILPIILRDQSLEMAKDVGNAVAQIAKSRNAMIIASSDFTHYEENSFAYSQDKALIEPILEMNVEKFYSVLMEKKITACGYGAMASTLIACKKLGATRGELLSYTTSGDIQGDTSSVVGYSAIKFV from the coding sequence ATGATTAGAAAACCAGTTGTCGCAGGACAATTTTATCCTGAAACAAAAGATGAACTTGAAGAAATGATAGATTCCTGTCTTCAACATAAGTATGGGCCTGGCAATCAAATACAAAAAGATGAGAAAGTTTATGGGATAATCTGTCCCCATGCAGGCTATGTTTATTCTGGTCCCACCGCATGTCATTCCTACAAGGCAATTTCATCTAAAAATCCTGAACTTGTAATAATTATTGGACCAAATCACTTCGGAATTGGAAAAGATGTTGCAACAATGATTGACGCTCAATGGGAAACACCTCTAGGACTTGTAGAAGTGGATTCAGAAGCTGCACAAGAAATAGCAAACAATTCAAAATATATCGAAATTGATGAATTTTCTCATTCAAAAGATCATAGTCTAGAGGTTCAAATTCCAATGCTACAATCAACACTTTCTAATAAATTCAAGATTCTTCCAATAATTTTACGAGACCAAAGCTTAGAAATGGCAAAAGATGTAGGAAATGCAGTAGCTCAAATTGCCAAATCAAGAAATGCAATGATTATTGCCTCTTCTGATTTTACACATTATGAGGAAAATTCTTTTGCATATTCACAAGACAAAGCTTTGATTGAACCAATATTAGAAATGAATGTTGAAAAATTCTATAGTGTTTTAATGGAGAAAAAAATTACTGCATGCGGATATGGAGCAATGGCATCCACATTAATTGCTTGCAAAAAACTGGGTGCGACAAGAGGTGAGCTTCTAAGTTATACAACCAGTGGAGACATACAAGGTGATACAAGCAGCGTTGTAGGATATAGCGCAATCAAATTTGTTTAA
- a CDS encoding TIGR00296 family protein has translation MTNFQFSDSDGVELVRMARKAVTEFLKNNSKISDSEFNSKFDFSSGVFVTLNKEDNLRGCIGYPTPIKKLYDGLIDAAISAATRDPRFTPVVTDEMDKITFEVTVLTHPEEIKVRDYSEYLSQIKVGRDGLIAENDFSSGLLLPQVPIEYGWSEEEFLEYTCQKAGLNKDAWKDKSTKISKFQGMIFKEEEPNGNIIRESSNVLL, from the coding sequence ATGACAAATTTTCAATTTTCAGATTCAGATGGAGTAGAATTAGTTAGGATGGCAAGAAAAGCTGTGACAGAATTTTTAAAAAATAATTCAAAAATTTCTGATTCAGAATTTAACTCAAAATTTGATTTTAGTTCAGGAGTGTTTGTTACACTAAACAAAGAAGACAATCTAAGAGGATGCATAGGTTATCCAACACCTATAAAGAAATTGTATGATGGGTTAATTGATGCCGCAATTTCAGCTGCAACAAGAGATCCGCGATTTACCCCAGTAGTCACGGATGAAATGGATAAAATAACATTTGAAGTAACTGTTCTTACTCATCCAGAAGAAATCAAAGTAAGAGATTATTCTGAATATTTATCACAGATCAAAGTTGGTAGAGACGGATTAATTGCAGAAAATGATTTTTCTTCAGGATTGTTATTGCCTCAAGTTCCTATTGAATATGGATGGAGTGAAGAGGAATTTTTAGAGTATACATGTCAAAAGGCAGGATTAAACAAAGATGCATGGAAAGACAAGTCAACAAAGATTTCAAAATTTCAAGGAATGATTTTCAAAGAAGAAGAACCTAATGGGAATATTATCAGAGAATCATCTAATGTTCTTTTATAA
- the amrS gene encoding AmmeMemoRadiSam system radical SAM enzyme → MILGKEAELYEKLPNDKVKCTACARYCEIGNGQIGLCGIRGNENGKLHLYAYGKVVSGHVDPIEKKPLIHYYPGSKIYSIATTGCNWLCKYCQNSDISQRREVQGIDMTPDEVVDTALKYGAHGIAYTYNEPSIFIEFAKDCGIAARKKGLFNIFVSNGYDTPQSVSMMNQFLDGITVDFKGSAEKEFTRKFIGVPDPQPIFDTLLEIRDRTNIHIEITDLIVPKVGDDLEHAKKLSKFILDEFGPEMPIHFLRFHPDYKMMEYPSTPVETLEKHYKIAKDVGLKYVYLGNVPGHKWEHTYCSECNNIVVNRYGFSIREWSLDKNNCCKFCGNKIPIEGKLREGYKEDRFQFVS, encoded by the coding sequence ATGATTCTTGGCAAAGAAGCTGAATTATACGAAAAACTACCAAATGACAAAGTAAAATGTACAGCATGTGCACGATATTGTGAAATTGGTAATGGACAAATCGGCTTATGTGGGATTAGAGGAAATGAAAATGGAAAACTACATCTTTATGCATATGGGAAAGTCGTTTCTGGACATGTGGATCCTATTGAAAAAAAACCTTTGATTCACTACTATCCTGGAAGTAAAATCTACTCTATTGCTACAACTGGATGTAATTGGCTTTGTAAATACTGTCAAAATTCTGATATCAGTCAACGACGAGAAGTTCAGGGAATTGATATGACTCCTGATGAAGTTGTTGATACTGCACTAAAATATGGTGCGCATGGAATTGCATATACATACAATGAACCATCAATCTTTATAGAATTTGCAAAAGATTGTGGAATTGCTGCAAGAAAAAAAGGACTGTTTAACATATTTGTTTCAAATGGATATGATACTCCTCAATCTGTTTCGATGATGAATCAATTTCTTGATGGAATAACAGTTGATTTTAAGGGAAGTGCAGAAAAAGAGTTTACACGTAAATTTATTGGAGTTCCTGATCCTCAACCAATCTTTGATACTTTGTTAGAAATTAGGGATAGAACTAACATCCACATTGAAATTACAGATTTAATTGTTCCAAAAGTTGGAGATGATTTGGAACATGCAAAAAAACTCTCAAAATTTATTCTAGATGAGTTTGGGCCAGAAATGCCAATTCATTTTCTACGATTTCATCCAGATTACAAGATGATGGAATACCCAAGCACCCCTGTCGAAACATTAGAAAAACATTATAAAATCGCAAAAGATGTTGGACTAAAGTATGTGTATCTAGGAAATGTTCCTGGTCATAAATGGGAGCATACGTATTGTTCTGAATGTAATAATATTGTTGTAAACCGTTACGGGTTTAGTATACGAGAATGGAGTCTTGACAAAAATAATTGTTGCAAGTTTTGTGGAAATAAAATTCCAATAGAAGGAAAATTAAGAGAAGGATACAAAGAAGACCGTTTCCAGTTTGTATCTTAA
- the rpiA gene encoding ribose-5-phosphate isomerase RpiA yields MSYDDAITALSSNALKLVKDDYVIGLGSGRAATALVKSLGKLIKLKNYNIKGVPTSLQIKLIAEKVGIPLIEVDQIKHIDIVFDGADQIDSQKFVIKGGGGALLRENILFSIAKKVVVMADNTKFVKNFTRTVPVEIHPLARNSVTNSIKKLGGKAKLRSLDRGYPFFTENGNIILDCDFGTIKNPKSLTQKIKGTTGVLESGIFIRKPDVIYRAKTGGKFDVL; encoded by the coding sequence TTGTCTTATGATGATGCCATCACGGCATTATCAAGTAATGCATTAAAACTTGTAAAAGATGATTATGTGATTGGTTTAGGTAGCGGTAGAGCAGCTACTGCACTTGTAAAATCACTTGGGAAATTAATTAAATTAAAAAATTACAATATCAAAGGAGTTCCAACATCATTACAAATCAAACTTATTGCAGAAAAAGTTGGAATTCCATTGATAGAAGTTGATCAGATAAAACACATTGATATTGTGTTTGATGGTGCAGATCAAATTGATTCTCAAAAATTTGTAATCAAAGGTGGTGGAGGAGCTCTACTTAGAGAAAACATTTTGTTTAGTATTGCAAAGAAAGTTGTAGTGATGGCAGACAATACAAAATTTGTAAAAAACTTTACAAGAACCGTTCCAGTAGAGATACATCCACTGGCTAGAAATTCAGTAACAAACTCCATTAAAAAATTAGGTGGAAAAGCAAAACTACGTTCACTAGATAGGGGTTATCCTTTTTTTACAGAAAATGGGAATATCATCTTAGATTGTGACTTTGGAACAATAAAAAATCCAAAATCATTAACACAAAAAATCAAAGGAACCACAGGGGTCTTAGAGTCAGGGATTTTCATTAGAAAGCCAGATGTAATCTATAGAGCAAAAACTGGTGGAAAATTTGATGTTTTGTAA